In Corallococcus caeni, the DNA window TGGCTGCCGGATGGCTCCAAGTTCGACAGCAGCCGCGGCGGTCAGCCCTTCAGCTTCGCGGTGGGCGCGGGCCAGGTCATCGAGGGTTGGGACGAGGGACTCGTCGGCATGCGCGTGGGAGGCACGCGCAAGCTCGTCATCCCCTCGGACATGGGCTACGGCTCGCGCGGCGCTCCCCCGGTCATCCCGGCGGACTCCGTGCTCGTCTTCGACGTGGAGCTGATGCGCATCTACTGAGACGCCCACGGCTTCAGACGCCGGGCGTCCCTCCGGACACCGGCGGCGCCGGGGGCGTGCGCTTCTTCGGAATCGCGGAGCGCCCCTTCGGGCCCTTCAGCGCCACGCCCAGCAGCATCGTCGCGGGCAGCATCATGCCCAGCCCCTGCGTGAGGTCCTTCGGGGGATGGGTCACCACGCCCAGCACCATCCCGAGGAAGAGCAGGCCGCACACGATGCGCAGGACGAGGGCGTTCACGTTCGAAGGCTCCCAGGCGGGCAGTGCCCGTTCGCGGGCGGCCAGAGCATAGCGCGCGGCGCCCCGGCGCGCCGTCCGTTAAGGTGGCCCCGTGAGCCCCCCGAACCGCTTCCAGCCCGGGTATGAACCGCCCGCCCGCTCGCGCGACACCGCGCTCCTGTTCGCCGTGCGCGGCATGGACCTGCTCGTGTCCGAGCACGACGGCCGCCTCGACCTGCCCCGGTGCCAGGCCCTGCCGGACGCCGCGGCCAGCGCCCACTTCCTGGGCGTGCTCGACGACACGGACTGCTACGCCGCGCCCGTGCCCGGCGACTTCACGCCTCCGGAGGGGCTGAAGTTCGTCCCCGCCCGCTCGCTCTACAAGCAGGTGGACGAGGCGACGTTCGCCGTGGCGGGCCGCGCGCTCTCCATCGCGGAGTGGGACCTGAACCACCGCTTCTGCGGCAAGTGCGGCACGGCCACGCAGCGGGTCCCCGGTGAGCGCGCGCGCCGCTGCCCGGTGGACCACACGCCGTTCTACCCGCGCATCTCGCCGGCGGTCATCGTCCTCATCACCCGCGGGGACGAGATGCTGCTCGCGCGCAACGCGTCCTTCCCGGAGCCGTTCTTCAGCACCGTGGCGGGCTTCGTGGACCCCGGCGAGTCGCTGGAGGAGACCGTCCTGCGCGAGGTGAAGGAGGAGGTGGGCGTGGACCTGAGGAACGTCACCTACTTCGGCAGCCAGCCGTGGCCCTTCGGTCGCTCGCTGATGGTGGGCTTCATGGCCGAGTACGCGGGCGGCGACGTCACCGTGGACGGCAAGGAGATCGCCGAGGCGCGCTGGTTCGGCGTGGAAGACCTGCCCCGCATCCCGCCCCGCCTGAGCATCGCGCGCCACCTCATCGACACCTTCATCGACCAGGTGAAGGCCCGCCGGCCCCAGCCCTGAGCTCCCCCTCCGAGTTCCCTGGCCCGGTCCTTCCGGGCCGGGAGCCAGGCGCCCGCTCCG includes these proteins:
- the nudC gene encoding NAD(+) diphosphatase, whose protein sequence is MSPPNRFQPGYEPPARSRDTALLFAVRGMDLLVSEHDGRLDLPRCQALPDAAASAHFLGVLDDTDCYAAPVPGDFTPPEGLKFVPARSLYKQVDEATFAVAGRALSIAEWDLNHRFCGKCGTATQRVPGERARRCPVDHTPFYPRISPAVIVLITRGDEMLLARNASFPEPFFSTVAGFVDPGESLEETVLREVKEEVGVDLRNVTYFGSQPWPFGRSLMVGFMAEYAGGDVTVDGKEIAEARWFGVEDLPRIPPRLSIARHLIDTFIDQVKARRPQP
- a CDS encoding FKBP-type peptidyl-prolyl cis-trans isomerase, which gives rise to MLRSLLLCAVLALAGCGGDSSSGDPAQVTYADALGVNLSSMNKSESGLYTQDLVVGTGAEAVNGSRVLVHYTGWLPDGSKFDSSRGGQPFSFAVGAGQVIEGWDEGLVGMRVGGTRKLVIPSDMGYGSRGAPPVIPADSVLVFDVELMRIY